A segment of the Coffea eugenioides isolate CCC68of unplaced genomic scaffold, Ceug_1.0 ScVebR1_251;HRSCAF=893, whole genome shotgun sequence genome:
AGCACTTCTACAGCCATTTATTGTTTCCAAATCGAACTTCTCGAGCGCTGTAATCCCAGAGATTATTCCCATATGCAGTATCAAATGGAGAGGGACCATCATTCTGGAACCACTCGGTCAAGAGATTCCAGGGCTTCAACAAGGCAGGGTCACATGATAGAAAAATGTGTGCCCGTACATTGAATGGCTCGTCTTTCAAAAGAAGCTGACCTGCAGGGGTGAGTGCATAGCCTTGAGGGTTTTCAACAAAGAATCCAGAATTAGCCAAGAATCGCATTAAGCGAAAAATGTGGGCAGATTTAGAAGGGTGGATTGGGATGACAGAAATCAGGTCAGAAAGTGTGATGGGCTTCCCATGATTCCTGATCACATCTGGGATTCCCAATTCAACGACACATTTTAGATATGCGGATTTCTTGAAGTGGAACATTGCATTCCACACATGAGTTTGAGCTTCAATAAGCTCACCTAAATTCTCAGCCTTTTCCATCTTTTGTTCAAATTCAATGGCATAAATTCAGTAGCCTAATTAAACAATAAATGGTCAAGCAGGACTGCATTTATATGCTAGTAAATTATGGGTTGCAGTGCATATCTGCTACTAAATTATGGCAGTAGATTCCTCTTGTGCCTCCTATGAGGCTatatttgattggtttccacGATTTCAAAGTATCTAAATAGGTTTGGCAGATCTAGAGGTGTCAAACTTTACAAACCAAATAAATACGCCCAAGTAATTCGATTAAAATATCTAATTGCTGACGCAATTGCAATTATTAATTAGTAACTGAGAAAATTCAAAACGAATGAACCTCGAGCAAGACTGAGAGTAAATTGAAGCAGCCACCATTGATGGTGACATACAAGTTGAAACAAATGGTTATGGGGCCTTAACTAGCTTTTCGAGGATCGAATTGTTTTGCCGTATTCTTGATGGCAGACCTCTTCCATGTTATAAGCATTTTCAGAAAAGGTAATCCAAAAAAAATGTTATCATCTTCCTTGTTCACTACAATGGTGgtctgaaaattttttattagaaaatctCAAATTAGTGTCGGGatgatttttaattttgaatGGGCTCACAAAAGGTCGATTCTCTAATTTTGACTCGTCAAGGAAATTTTGTTTAATGTGGCCTCTCACATAAAATAGTAGAAGGCTAAAGCCTATAAGCTGTATGCAAAAGATGATATTGTATTACTCAAGTAATTTTTATTGTGATCACTACATTATATAGGGATAACGTTAAAAACAACGTCTAGAATtctaaacaaaaagaaaaaatctagAATTCTAACAGGTGGTTTGAAAGATTCAACTTTATACGGCtgtgataggttgcaattttatcatttattttattgttaatttctcCTATTATCTGACCCAAGGTGAATTAATTGTTaaattctactcacttttagtgttttgcatttatttcaaggagtagaatgaaaatatgataacaaatACCAATTTGACAGAAAAAGAATCCAAGTCATAGAGCTTTTCCGAGGGGCATAGTTGGcaaagaaaaatttgttaattGCTGATGAGGGCGGAAGACAgtataaaaaagaagaaaaaggaacgCAGGACaagtcttcttcttcctctccggAAGGGGAGCTGCCGCACAACAGGGAGAGAGGCAGGAGATTAGGCATTAGATAAAAAACTAGATGTTGCAGAGGCAGAACACTactttttggagtattctagCTTAGCTTTGTTGACTTTTCCTTGTGGGCTCAAGTAGCTTTTCCAACTTAGCATGTCAGACAAATTGAAACATTATTGAATGATCTTTTGTAGCTTTGTTATCTTTTCACATATTCGGACAAAGTGAATTCTCCTAATTACCGAGACAATGGCCGCAGCTCTTGCTTCGATTTCCTGTGAGTCTCGTCCATCAAAGATGAACTAAACtcgcttttctagtcaaggaacaacggatgctttggttcgcctaaaattgtgagatcaatttaattttatctttttcttttatttattggtatttgtataTTCCCTAGttgcagtgcttatggttgtttaattaattgattgtcttagatccggataattaattgatttgataatctattgtcaattagggcattaaatccgtaattgtttaattgccttaaattagtgataactggcacgattagattcgtgtcagggggatacgcgggctaatctgaaataaccctggtagtgcgttatttggttagaatagggctcctctaatacgtaaggcaattggggaattaaatcttacgggcgtacctaggattatttcctaattggagcagtgattaacgggcgtaccttaatcaccgacacagtaaggaggggttgactgacATCGCTTGTTTgatagttataacctatttattgataaataattgggaTTGCCTTTgcttcgatgatcaattaggtgcacCAATgttgaagttattccttggctagattcttaattatcactcatttgattttagtaaattgttatttaatttctagttggctattttatttttattattttacttttagttgaattgtttaaattgccatccctgatataaaaacacccccttgtcactgtgaatttgaaaagaaacaattactcccaatccctgtggatttgaccctgctcaccgctatctacagaaattacttttagtttgagcaggttttattattgcacaggctgacaccctgtcaatttttggcgccgttgccggggactggcgctagttatttgttccttttttagttcatcttgttttcattttttttaatctatttttctgattttttttattagtttatggctgctaacattccgtattttgatgatagactagATTTTATTCCTGAATGGAATTATGAGACTCacgttttttctaatgatcaattggCTGTTGCAAATGGTGGAAGTTATTTTTTCTCAGATTATTCAACCGACACATGCTCCGCATTTCGAGATAATCTAaatgctccaattgatacttttggagattttccacctcagtatcaaacgtggtatgacccttattcaaacgggtatgatcaaggatagtgggatgattccaatttcaattatgcgaccgggccgatggattttcaacagcaagagtctcaacaaccatcatcTATGCCAGATCCGTCTCTAGAAGAAATGGTGAAGCAGTTAAttgctaatcaacaaaagacgAATTCTGACCTGCAAAGCATGAGGAATCAATGGGGACAAGTACAATCATTGCAAACTCAGGTCAATCAATTGATGATAGCAATTAACCGCCTAGAATCCCAAGTCCAAGAAAGACTCTCAAATTATGAAGAATTACCCTTACAAACCATCGTCGACCTtgaagaagatgagagtgcaattattctgACAAGTGACATGGAACTACAAGAGTCTCAAGAAAATAGATCtaaaaatgcaattgaaaaagaagttgaagtgcaagaaatgagaccccaacatcaactcgttcaagtgaatgaatccagtgtaCAATCTCCAAAtacggtgacatctcctccattccttaatcaatattctcttgacttttattcttcaattcctgttaatgaaattgactttactataccagaaaattttgaatttcatgacagaaATAAATTAAGAGTGACGATATCAAgatatcttgaaccaataaatgcaagtgatggaggagtgagtggagaatgcaaattatcgTTGACCCGTTTggcgccatttactagtccatggaagcccgtaactcgtgtgctcaaaaattattctatttacgagggctatcaggactatatagaggatgaaacaTTAAGACGagtcacaagattttatcctccatgaacaaaaTATGAtgatgtctagccaaagacattaaagaaaggcgctcattgggaggcaacccaattttttttagttatttgtttatttttggtcgttagtttaaatatatttttccttggattttactgatttatggcttcaattttcgtttttgatgaTTTGTAAGTGTCCTTCtatcatgacgcgcccgcgtcatgACATATAGAGAGCTCATGGTCAGAATCGTCAGAAGGGGTTCCTACCCTCGTGACGCACCCGCGTCATGACGTATAGAGAGCTCATGATCAGAATCGTCAGAAGGGgttcttgccctcatgacgcgcccgcgtcaagTAACCTGGAGAGCTCCTCATTCCGTGCCTTCATCACATGCCCGCGTCATGTTCACGGGAAAGGCAAGCattcaaaagaaaaactcaAGACCGGTTAGTGATTCCCTGTCAGtctctaattttgaatttcaaagttgagttttgtaataataacaaaaaaaaatcaaatttttttttaaaatattaaaatacttttttaaaaaaaaaaaacaacaacaaagcacaaaaaaaaactttttttttctttccttttcactGTAGCTCAattctctcaaaaaaaaaaacttttctttttctattctttttccttcttttttttttgtcttttctttctttttctttctttctttctttctttctttctttctttctttctttctttctttcttccttctcccctGTTCCTTTTGTGTCGGCCGAAGCCCGCACGCCACCACGGCTGCACGCCACAGCCTGCTGCTCCGCGCACTCCACCTCTCCACTTCACAGCCGCGACCATCTCTTCTCTCCCCTCACACTAGCGACGACCACCATCGCGTGACGCCGCCCTCTCCGCTGCTGGAGCTCGCGCACCTCTGCCCAGCGAGCAGCGCCACCAGCAGCTCACGCCTTTCTCCCTCTCGATCTCACCCTCCACCCGCAGCTACTACGGTCGAGCTCCACTACTACCACCAGCTCAACCAAGCGCTCTCGCGTCGCCATCACCGTCTCCACTCCAGGTCTCTCCTGATCGTGCGCCGCTTCATACCTCAGGCCAACTAGCTCGCCCACCAGCTAGTCCACTCTCTCTCCCCTGGCCGCACCCTACTACCGTCCACTGCTTCACGCTGCTCTCTCTCTCAGCCCACACAACTCGCGCAGCTACGGATCTCCAAGCGCTGCCTCTTCCCACCTGTGCGTCGCAAGCTGCTGAGTCACTTGCCGCACCTTCGCTCCATGTAGACGTCAAGGTGGAGGTATTCGTCTAACTCCTGTTCTTTAACATGTCCAGCAACCCGTGTTGGTAATTTTGCAATTTCAAGTGCATAGGGTAATTTTGGAGTCGATTAGGATTTGTTTTGCTGCTTTAGTTTTTGCGTAAATTGCAGTGAATTACTGGACTACTATGAGCATCCACTGAGCGCTGCTTCACTTGGGttcttgttgaaatttttgctgATTCGGTTGGCTAGTTGAGATTTTTCATTTACTATAGTTTACCCCCAGTGGTACTGgtgggaatattttaaattgAATCCGTTACCTCTAATTGGTTGGCAGAGTTCTTATTGACAAATTTCTAAGCTATCGTAGTTGCATTTGCTGGTTTTGACTTATGACATTGCCTGGCCAACTGGAGCCAtctgttgagattttgggtgggcCTACATACTGCAATTGTCTATTGATATTTGGGTGATTTGGTTCTGCTACTGCCTGTTGATTTGGAAAACCTGGTTGCTTGATTTACTTGTTGAGATTGGTAGTTTTCAATTGAGTTATTGGGGCACTCTAGCTGTTGGTTTCtattattgttttggaggggcATTGTCAGTGATTTGGTTGCCTGTTTGC
Coding sequences within it:
- the LOC113756894 gene encoding trans-resveratrol di-O-methyltransferase-like; the protein is MEKAENLGELIEAQTHVWNAMFHFKKSAYLKCVVELGIPDVIRNHGKPITLSDLISVIPIHPSKSAHIFRLMRFLANSGFFVENPQGYALTPAGQLLLKDEPFNVRAHIFLSCDPALLKPWNLLTEWFQNDGPSPFDTAYGNNLWDYSAREVRFGNNKWL